The window TGTGCATGGCCACCCACATGAGTTTCGAAATGAGATCCCCTCCCATGAATCGGGCCTGTGCAACCTCAGCGGAGGACAGAACGCTGGGATTGTGCCCATGGGAATTCAGGTAGATCTGTTGATGCAAAGCTGTTAGCACTGGAACCCATTCTTGTCCCAGGTCTGCCAGAGAACCCAGCTGAAAACCTTCTGGCGGTGGAATCCGATCCATGATTTCACGGATCTGCAGTTCACCTGTCCAGGTGCTCAGGGTTTCATGAAATCCGAGGTGCTGCAAAGCCTGAATGCCCTCAGGGAGGTGCCTGTAGGTGGCAGATTGCAGAGGCCTGCCCTGAAAACCACCGTTCTTTTGCAGCAGGGTTACCAGAAGTCCATGCCCCACACCTTGCCTCCTGTGTGCTGGATGCACATGCAGACCGACATAAAAAGGAACCGGGTGCAAGGTGCATTCTGTGAGGCTGCCATACCCTGCAATCTTTCCAGCGGTTTCAAAGACCACATGGAACTGG is drawn from Deinococcus cellulosilyticus NBRC 106333 = KACC 11606 and contains these coding sequences:
- a CDS encoding GNAT family N-acetyltransferase; the protein is MNPMDEPQIQQLIEEVWHGDSDVLPYFRRSGSTQFHVVFETAGKIAGYGSLTECTLHPVPFYVGLHVHPAHRRQGVGHGLLVTLLQKNGGFQGRPLQSATYRHLPEGIQALQHLGFHETLSTWTGELQIREIMDRIPPPEGFQLGSLADLGQEWVPVLTALHQQIYLNSHGHNPSVLSSAEVAQARFMGGDLISKLMWVAMHNDQPRALGSFRATDDQDLLEMGWFGSAGLDPELEEALLLSIFSHAAWQAHQMGFQRLQGEFDSGDASLAALRHAFPWKVLHEWVTFQQKRTALFTGLSSTGVSY